One Thermodesulfobacteriota bacterium genomic window carries:
- a CDS encoding sigma 54-interacting transcriptional regulator, with the protein MEKIKTLVRLNTDTILNGIADGVVVMGLDHKVLFVNRAAREILKRAGVDRISPGEKCRDVMCHSACTLDCLINTTIKTGEHIYNYDAVLENPRTGGKTEISINTALLKDETGKVIGGVEIFRDVSLIKGLKDELKDRFSFGSIIGRNHKVLEVNGLLREVAPTDATVLILGETGTGKELRAHAVHRNSPRKDGPFIRVNCAALSEGLLESEIFGHVKGAFTGAIADKPGRFELANGGTIFLDEIGDISPATQVKLLRILQEGEFERVGGTRTLKADVRIIAATNKDLKVEAANGRFREDLYYRLKVITVTLPPLRESKDDIPLLTNHFIDKFNKKMKREITHISPQALEILMEHDYPGNIRELEHIIEHAFVRCHGKTIAPEHLPPEFRDMDTVERVLASDKPLKELERETIIRALDDAGWKYQECSRKLGISRTTLWRKMRDLGIEKRKKAS; encoded by the coding sequence GTGGAGAAAATAAAAACCCTTGTAAGGCTTAATACCGACACCATCCTTAACGGCATAGCCGACGGGGTTGTTGTGATGGGGCTCGACCACAAGGTGCTCTTCGTAAACCGCGCGGCCAGGGAGATCCTCAAGAGGGCCGGCGTGGATAGGATTTCACCGGGCGAGAAGTGCCGGGACGTTATGTGCCATTCGGCCTGTACCCTCGATTGCCTCATAAACACCACCATAAAGACCGGCGAGCACATCTACAACTACGATGCCGTGCTCGAAAACCCCAGGACCGGCGGCAAAACCGAGATCAGCATAAATACCGCGCTCTTGAAGGACGAGACCGGCAAGGTCATCGGCGGGGTAGAGATATTCCGCGACGTCTCGCTCATAAAGGGGCTCAAGGACGAACTGAAGGACAGGTTTTCTTTCGGCAGCATCATCGGCAGGAACCACAAGGTACTCGAGGTAAACGGGCTTCTCCGGGAGGTCGCGCCGACAGACGCCACCGTACTCATCCTCGGCGAGACCGGTACGGGCAAGGAACTCAGGGCGCACGCCGTCCACCGGAACTCCCCCCGGAAGGACGGCCCCTTCATAAGGGTCAACTGCGCCGCCCTCTCCGAGGGCCTCCTCGAAAGCGAGATCTTCGGCCACGTCAAGGGTGCCTTCACCGGCGCCATCGCCGACAAGCCCGGCAGGTTCGAACTCGCCAACGGCGGCACCATCTTCCTCGACGAGATAGGCGACATCTCGCCCGCGACCCAGGTAAAGCTCCTGAGAATCCTCCAGGAGGGGGAGTTCGAGAGGGTAGGCGGCACCAGGACCCTTAAGGCGGACGTCCGGATCATAGCGGCCACCAACAAAGACCTGAAGGTCGAGGCCGCGAACGGCCGGTTCAGGGAAGACCTCTACTACAGGCTCAAGGTGATAACCGTCACCCTGCCGCCGCTAAGAGAGAGTAAGGACGACATCCCGCTGCTGACGAACCACTTCATAGACAAGTTCAACAAGAAGATGAAGAGGGAGATTACCCACATCTCCCCCCAGGCCCTCGAAATACTCATGGAACACGACTACCCCGGCAACATCCGAGAGCTCGAACATATAATAGAACACGCCTTCGTGAGATGCCACGGCAAGACCATCGCGCCCGAGCACCTGCCGCCGGAGTTCCGGGACATGGACACTGTGGAGAGGGTCTTGGCGAGCGATAAGCCGCTTAAGGAGCTAGAAAGGGAGACCATCATACGCGCGCTCGACGATGCCGGATGGAAGTACCAGGAGTGCTCCCGGAAGCTCGGTATCAGCAGGACTACGCTCTGGAGGAAGATGCGGGACCTCGGCATAGAAAAAAGGAAAAAGGCGTCATAA
- a CDS encoding NUDIX hydrolase, giving the protein MKREMVAGLIIKDKRLLLVHNKKHGGLRFEPPGGKLLPGEEPEAAVVREIKEELGIRVRPGKLFGVYDTHSPEGEFSVRMFFCEVVEGEPEVREPEKIGGFGWYTTGEMEGLKELVPNMRAALKGLGDL; this is encoded by the coding sequence ATGAAGCGGGAGATGGTGGCCGGACTTATTATAAAAGATAAGAGGCTGCTCCTTGTACACAATAAAAAACACGGGGGGCTCAGGTTCGAGCCGCCCGGGGGAAAACTCCTGCCCGGCGAAGAGCCCGAAGCGGCGGTCGTAAGGGAAATAAAGGAAGAGCTCGGCATAAGGGTCCGGCCGGGAAAACTCTTCGGCGTATACGACACGCACTCGCCCGAGGGGGAGTTCTCCGTACGGATGTTCTTCTGCGAGGTCGTCGAAGGCGAGCCCGAGGTAAGGGAGCCCGAGAAGATAGGCGGCTTCGGCTGGTATACCACAGGCGAGATGGAGGGGCTTAAGGAGCTCGTGCCGAACATGCGGGCGGCCCTTAAGGGGTTGGGGGATCTGTAG
- a CDS encoding multicopper oxidase domain-containing protein: protein MKRVLLIAAAMIAINGTTLLAAEHPVKKFYFNVEEKKITLLREPEKAATVWAFNGTVPGPVMRVNKGDRVKIYFENTSGNPHSIHIHGSHPFEMDGTGDKELHPNHAQDPQTEFVYDFIAEEPGYYPYHCHVDAAKHMDMGMYGLLIVEDPAQKKTYDREFISFWDEWDIDGDGVYETHTINSKSYPDTEPLKAKVGERIRIVMVAFGYEVHAPHIHGAVADVLDQFTGAKLYKSDTEMFTTAQVRVMEASFKHKGKWMFHCHVEPHIVDDGEYPRGMMTFIEVE from the coding sequence ATGAAGAGAGTACTCTTAATCGCGGCGGCCATGATTGCGATAAACGGCACCACGCTCCTTGCCGCCGAGCATCCGGTAAAGAAGTTCTACTTCAACGTGGAGGAGAAAAAGATAACCCTCCTCAGGGAGCCCGAGAAGGCGGCCACGGTATGGGCGTTTAACGGCACGGTGCCCGGCCCCGTCATGCGGGTCAACAAGGGAGACCGCGTCAAGATATACTTCGAGAACACGAGCGGCAACCCCCACTCCATCCACATCCACGGCTCCCACCCCTTCGAGATGGACGGGACCGGCGATAAGGAACTCCACCCCAACCACGCGCAGGACCCTCAGACCGAGTTCGTATACGACTTCATAGCCGAAGAGCCCGGCTACTACCCCTACCACTGCCACGTGGACGCCGCCAAGCATATGGACATGGGGATGTACGGGCTCCTGATAGTCGAGGACCCGGCGCAGAAAAAGACCTACGACAGGGAGTTCATAAGTTTCTGGGACGAGTGGGACATCGACGGCGACGGGGTCTACGAAACGCACACCATAAACTCCAAATCATACCCCGACACGGAGCCCCTTAAGGCGAAGGTCGGCGAGCGTATAAGGATCGTCATGGTCGCCTTCGGCTACGAGGTGCACGCCCCGCACATCCACGGCGCGGTCGCCGACGTGCTCGACCAGTTCACGGGCGCAAAGCTCTACAAGTCGGACACCGAGATGTTTACGACCGCCCAGGTGAGGGTCATGGAGGCCTCCTTCAAGCACAAGGGCAAGTGGATGTTCCACTGCCACGTGGAGCCCCACATAGTGGACGACGGCGAATACCCAAGGGGCATGATGACCTTTATAGAGGTGGAGTAG
- a CDS encoding DUF2367 domain-containing protein — protein MADISCPKCSHLTKRGGFATWQIVVAILFFPIGLVALSGGRKPTVCSGCGHTFAS, from the coding sequence TTGGCGGATATAAGCTGTCCCAAATGCTCACACCTCACAAAGCGCGGCGGCTTCGCGACGTGGCAGATAGTCGTGGCAATCCTTTTCTTCCCCATAGGGCTCGTGGCGCTCTCCGGCGGCAGGAAGCCCACGGTCTGCTCGGGCTGCGGCCATACCTTCGCTTCGTAG